The Sus scrofa isolate TJ Tabasco breed Duroc chromosome 6, Sscrofa11.1, whole genome shotgun sequence region CCAGGGGCCTATGTAGAAAACAGGGTGTGGGATCTTACACTGCAGTGCTAGGCAGTAGGGCTGGTTCAAGAACCTGAAGTCGCCTGGCCTGAAGGAACTCTGGGGTGCTGGAGGCCAACTCTGGACTTGCTGTGAGGAAGGGCGGGGTTACAGAAGGCTCAGGCCTGACCATCCCAACCAACCCTGACATCCTGACCAACCCAGACCCTCCTTGTCCTGTTCCTCAAGGGCCCCATCAAGCTCTGACCAAGCAAGGGGGCCCTTCAGAGTTCCGCTAGCCCAACACTACCTGTGCCCAGAAATACAAGCCAAGTAAACCCTACCACCAAAGCGTAGGACACAGTTGTCACTTATCCACCCACGCCATGATCCCTGCACTGGACCCCTTACCTGTCCTACCAGAGGTATCTTCATCCTCTGAAGATCCTTCTGGCTCCTTGGCCTCAACAGCCCCCCAGGACCCCTCTGCTTCTGTCACCTCTGTGTGTCCTTCAGGCTCTCCTGCTCTGGCAGATCCTTGtgctcctgctgcctcctccacTTCCCTCATGCTCCAACTTTCTTCTGtcctttcctctgcctcctcacctACCCTGTTCTGTAAGGGCTCTACTCCATCTTCTCCAGAGATACTACTGCTGGCATTTGGAAAGCCcacggcagcagcagcagcttcctCCACCTTTCCGGCCAGAAGCTGGGCTGGTTCTCCAGGACCTGAATAAAGGGAAGAGAGTACAGGCTAAAGAAGTAGGCCAGGGCTTTAGCTCTGACAAGGGTAAAGATTGAGCAGTAAAACCCAGCCTAGTTATCAAGGAGGGAAGAAGGCCACAGGCAGCCCCAGGGTACTGATTTGGAGTCTCCTGGCCCAACAATGACTCTGCTGTTGGATAGAGAAGGGATCAACAAACAGGGACTCAGTGGGGGAGAGGGCACTGAAAAGGAAAATCCACCAATGCCAATCCCTGCTCAAGCTAGGCTTGGCTCCAGGTCTTGTGACCCACATACTCACCATTATTCTGTGGCCCAGGCCCACCGCTCAGTGTCCTGCGACTGTCAGCCCTCTCCAATTCTTTAGCCCCAGAGTGAGGGGGGCAAGGCAGGGAGTGGCGCACACTGGGGGAGTGGCCAGCCAAGGGCTGGGAGAACGGCTGGGTGTCCTCCAACACTGTGTCTGTTGGTAGAGTAGCAACAGGGGTTCTGAGGCTCTCACCTAGCGATCAAGGGCCAGTTAACACTCAGTGTTTTGCAGGACTATCTGCTGCTACCCGGTCACCATGGCCGGGATAGTAGCCCACAAGTCTGCCTGACTGGTCCTCAGAGAGAGAGGGCTGCCTAGGCTTGCCCCACCAGAAGCTGCTCAGCCATGTCTCCACTCTGTACTTCTCACTCAGCTCCCTCTGCCTAAACCTCTTCTCTTAATCTGGTGAACCTGACTTGTCCTCTGGAATCAGGCTTCCAGGTCAGCTCTGACTAACCAGCTGAAACctagcacttttcttttttattttggctgcgccTGTACCCCTCaaaagttgctgggccagggatcgaacctgcacgaCAGctataactagagccacagcagtggcaaaggTGGATCCTTAGCTGGctgagccattagggaactctGACCTAGCCCTTTCCAACCTCCCAATAAGCTCCAGCCACCATACCATGTCTTTTTTGTACCCTCAGCCCTGTAGTTCTTCAAGGATATGCGGTCCTGGAAGATACTGAGGGACTAAGAACTGGGTCCCCTCAAGAAAAGACGCAATTTgtggaaagaaagcagaaactCCTTATAGACCTACTGACCAGGCTTGCTCACTGTCCTTGACACAAAGGAGAGAGGAACAACCTGGACTCAGCAGCACCTCCTATCTCTCATGAAGGGAGAGCTTTCCTCACAGGCCGGAAGAAGGAAATCTCAACCTTACCTGGAGGAGGCAAGGCCACAGAAGTATCTCGCAGATCCTGGAAAAATGTACCCACATCTACAGCACGTCGGGTGAGGGGTCTGCGGGCCAAACCAGGCCTCTTCACTGACAGTGGCTGGAGAGGTGTGGCAAAGGTCAGGTTGAGGGAGCTGGTGGGAGGGACAGGGCACAAAGCAAAGTCAGGTACCTGAGGCCCaactcccctcctccaccccaggaTTCCTCCAACTGCCCTGAGGCTCTCATCTTTAGAACACAGCCACCAGGCTGTAAGCACAGAGCACTACGGCAGATCCCATTCTAGTCAGCACCTCCTTCTCCAAGCCTCTCTCCCACCAACTCCCAGAACAGGCAACAGCACCTGGTGAGTGAAGAGGCATCAGCATTCCCACGAGACTCTGCAATAGGATGTAAAAAGAAACCATAGCAAAGTACCCAGGCCGCCTCAGCCTCTCCAGAGGACACAAGAGAGATGGTGGCCACACGTGTTGTCCAGGACCTCACCTTGAGAGAGAGGCAGCTCCTGGTCCATTCCTTGTTGAAACACTGACAACCTTAGCTTCTGTTTCCTTCTGCCAGAAGCCAGCAGACCTGGAGCCAGGGTTGTGGGGGGTTCAAGttcaggaagctgcagctctagGCTACAAAGATGGAGCTTAGTTCAGGCAGGCCAAGACACCAAGCTGGCTCTTGAGGTTCCCaagaagttccctgaccagggctGCCCAACAGCCCAGCCCAAGGAGGAAATTCACTGCACCTGCTCCAACTGCTTTCCCGTCTGGAAGGCTGGACCATCTGTGGCACCGTCAGTGGCTTCATCACAGACTCCGGCATCACAGTGGAAGATTCTGGGGCTGTAGAAATAGCAAGGAGAGGGTGAGGCTGGCAGGGCAGGCTGCCCTAAAAGAAGGATACATGGGACTGATTCTGACCACAGGCCAACCCTCACTCACCAGTTAGTAAGATGTTCTTCAGCAGAGTTCGGGGTGTTTGTTCCTCCAGGTGTCCACTGGCTTGAATATGGGCCAATCTGTCAATAGACTTCGGGTAAAAATACCAAGCAATCAGTCTGTTCCTTTGCCTTATGAGT contains the following coding sequences:
- the CENPT gene encoding centromere protein T, with the translated sequence MADSHSPDSEPTTRTLLRRVLDTADPRTPRRPRSARIGAQISPLETSSSRRLRSQTKMSARRRSHRIRSIDRLAHIQASGHLEEQTPRTLLKNILLTAPESSTVMPESVMKPLTVPQMVQPSRRESSWSSLELQLPELEPPTTLAPGLLASGRRKQKLRLSVFQQGMDQELPLSQESRGNADASSLTSSLNLTFATPLQPLSVKRPGLARRPLTRRAVDVGTFFQDLRDTSVALPPPDTVLEDTQPFSQPLAGHSPSVRHSLPCPPHSGAKELERADSRRTLSGGPGPQNNGPGEPAQLLAGKVEEAAAAAVGFPNASSSISGEDGVEPLQNRVGEEAEERTEESWSMREVEEAAGAQGSARAGEPEGHTEVTEAEGSWGAVEAKEPEGSSEDEDTSGRTASPELASSTPEFLQARRLQVLEPALLPSTAVLPSEPAQPLLARLPPRPRIAGPRPRPDPYKAGLNHYAKLFSFYAKMPMERKAVEMVEECLDKYFQHLCGDLEAFAAHAGRKTVRPEDVELLMRRQGLVTDQVSLHVLVERHLPLEYRQLLIPCAFSGNSVFPAR